The proteins below come from a single Miscanthus floridulus cultivar M001 chromosome 1, ASM1932011v1, whole genome shotgun sequence genomic window:
- the LOC136521942 gene encoding AUGMIN subunit 7-like isoform X1, which translates to MASKQMEEIQRKLSLLEYPRSNAPAQSLLFAGVERYRLLEWLFFRLLGDRSPFTQQNWQGDSLDRDEENNRIQHLAEIANFLGITPSVDTEAIQGRGSYEERVELLHLIVDLVEASCYADNPEWSVDKQLEKDVQLVDSIAEKQAQIFSEECKLFPADVQIQSIYPLPDIAELELKLSEYTKKMSNLQQMVQELASKYDYNPNEDYAETELKLREHLKSFLETVESFNTIYTKEIHPWTHMMEVPQLHGFGPAANRLLEAYNTLLKFLGNLRSLRDSYTAMAAGSLSASNEPSSVTKIISDCESALTFLNHSLSILSTSVAREQGETL; encoded by the exons ATGGCGTCGAAGCAGATGGAGGAGATCCAGCGGAAGCTATCCCTGCTGGAGTACCCGCGGTCGAACGCCCCCGCGCAATCCCTCCTCTTCGCCGGCGTCGAGCGCTACCGCCTCCTCGAGTGGCTCTTCTTCCG GCTCCTAGGCGACAGATCGCCCTTCACGCAGCAGAACTGGCAGGGGGATAGCCTGGACCGCGACGAGGAGAACAACAGGATTCAAC ACCTGGCGGAGATAGCTAACTTCCTGGGCATCACACCTTCGGTGGACACCGAGGCGATTCAG GGTCGAGGTAGCTATGAGGAGCGGGTGGAACTGCTCCATCTTATTGTCGACCTCGTGGAAGCTAGTTGCTACGCTGACAATCCAGAATGGAG TGTTGATAAGCAATTGGAGAAGGATGTGCAACTCGTAGATTCTATTGCTGAGAAACAAGCCCAAATTTTTTCAGAGGAGTGCAAACTTTTCCCTGCAGATGTCCAAATACAATCAATTTACCCCTT GCCTGATATCGCTGAATTAGAGTTGAAGCTCTCGGAGTATACCAAAAAGATGTCCAATCTGCAGCAAATGGTTCAGGAATTAGCATCGAAG TATGATTATAATCCAAATGAAGACTATGCCGAGACAGAGTTGAAGTTGAGGGAACACTTGAAATCATTTTTGGAAACGGTTGAATCCTTCAACACAATATATACTAAG GAAATCCATCCTTGGACCCACATGATGGAAGTGCCACAATTGCATGGCTTCGGTCCAGCTGCTAACCGCCTCTTGGAGGCATACAATACCCTTTTAAAG TTCCTGGGAAATCTGAGGAGTCTCCGAGATTCATACACTGCAATGGCTGCTGGTTCACTGTCGGCTTCTAATGAGCCTTCATCTGTGACCAAGATTATTTCAGACTGCGAATCTGCACTGACCTTCTTGAATCACAGCCTTTCCATCCTTTCCACTTCTGTGGCACGTGAGCAGGGGGAAACACTATGA
- the LOC136484333 gene encoding small ribosomal subunit protein uS3x-like, with product MATQFSKKKKFVSDGVFYAELNEMLMRELAEDGYFGVEVRVTPMRTEIIIHATRTQNVLGEKGRRIRELTSVFQKRFNFPENGVKLYAEKVVNRGLCAIAQAESLRYKLLGGLAVRRSEGLPMLHPRVPPQLSRLRSATMSYHLVVISQDVRYACRDKDALA from the exons ATGGCGACCCAGTTCAGCAAGAAAAAGAAG TTCGTCAGCGACGGTGTGTTCTACGCCGAGCTCAACGAGATGCTGATGCGGGAGCTGGCGGAGGACGGCTACTTCGGCGTGGAGGTGCGCGTCACGCCGATGCGCACGGAGATCATCATCCACGCCACGCGCACGCAGAATGTGCTTGGCGAGAAGGGACGTAGGATCAGGGAGCTCACCTCCGTCTTCCAAAAGAGGTTCAACTTCCCCGAGAACGGCGTCAAGCTCTACGCCGAGAAGGTCGTCAACCGCGGCCTCTGCGCCATCGCGCAGGCTGAGTCCCTCCGCTACAAGCTCCTCGGAGGCCTTGCCGTCCGGAGGTCTGAGGGCTTACCTATGCTTCACCCTCGCGTACCGCCCCAACTTTCGCGTCTGCGTTCGGCAACCATGTCATATCACTTGGTGGTAATCTCGCAGGACGTTAGGTATGCTTGCAGAGACAAAGATGCCCTCGCCTGA
- the LOC136521942 gene encoding AUGMIN subunit 7-like isoform X2: MASKQMEEIQRKLSLLEYPRSNAPAQSLLFAGVERYRLLEWLFFRLLGDRSPFTQQNWQGDSLDRDEENNRIQHLAEIANFLGITPSVDTEAIQGRGSYEERVELLHLIVDLVEASCYADNPEWSVDKQLEKDVQLVDSIAEKQAQIFSEECKLFPADVQIQSIYPLPDIAELELKLSEYTKKMSNLQQMVQELASKYDYNPNEDYAETELKLREHLKSFLETVESFNTIYTKEIHPWTHMMEVPQLHGFGPAANRLLEAYNTLLKPMDSVTNRNKTECVSAGN, encoded by the exons ATGGCGTCGAAGCAGATGGAGGAGATCCAGCGGAAGCTATCCCTGCTGGAGTACCCGCGGTCGAACGCCCCCGCGCAATCCCTCCTCTTCGCCGGCGTCGAGCGCTACCGCCTCCTCGAGTGGCTCTTCTTCCG GCTCCTAGGCGACAGATCGCCCTTCACGCAGCAGAACTGGCAGGGGGATAGCCTGGACCGCGACGAGGAGAACAACAGGATTCAAC ACCTGGCGGAGATAGCTAACTTCCTGGGCATCACACCTTCGGTGGACACCGAGGCGATTCAG GGTCGAGGTAGCTATGAGGAGCGGGTGGAACTGCTCCATCTTATTGTCGACCTCGTGGAAGCTAGTTGCTACGCTGACAATCCAGAATGGAG TGTTGATAAGCAATTGGAGAAGGATGTGCAACTCGTAGATTCTATTGCTGAGAAACAAGCCCAAATTTTTTCAGAGGAGTGCAAACTTTTCCCTGCAGATGTCCAAATACAATCAATTTACCCCTT GCCTGATATCGCTGAATTAGAGTTGAAGCTCTCGGAGTATACCAAAAAGATGTCCAATCTGCAGCAAATGGTTCAGGAATTAGCATCGAAG TATGATTATAATCCAAATGAAGACTATGCCGAGACAGAGTTGAAGTTGAGGGAACACTTGAAATCATTTTTGGAAACGGTTGAATCCTTCAACACAATATATACTAAG GAAATCCATCCTTGGACCCACATGATGGAAGTGCCACAATTGCATGGCTTCGGTCCAGCTGCTAACCGCCTCTTGGAGGCATACAATACCCTTTTAAAG CCGATGGACAGTGTAACCAACAGGAATAAAACAGAATGTGTTTCTGCTGGAAATTGA